A single genomic interval of Blattabacterium sp. (Nauphoeta cinerea) harbors:
- a CDS encoding 2-isopropylmalate synthase, translated as MEKNRIQIFDTTLRDGEQVPGCKLNTKEKLKIAKKLELLGVDVIEAGFPTSSPMDYQSVQEICKSVSHTIVCALSRAVEKDIEIAGSALKYAKRSRIHTGIGTSNCHIRYKFNSTPEKIIERGIYAVKYAKRFVEDVEFYAEDAGRTENEFLAKVCENVIKSGATVINIPDTTGYCLPEEYGNKIRFLKENVKGIHKVILSTHCHNDLGLATANSLAGIMNGAEQIECTINGIGERAGNTSLEEIVMIIKQNSHLNLFTNINTKLISSTSYLVSECTGMKVQANKAIVGINAFSHSSGIHQDGVIKKRETYESINPEDVGIDKSSIILTARSGRAALAYRYKKLGYFLNKNSLDLVYSVFLKHADERKEITDIELKAILEKANLNNGKTNKVLHTHTNGIRINVL; from the coding sequence ATGGAAAAAAATAGAATACAAATTTTTGATACAACTTTACGAGATGGAGAGCAAGTTCCAGGATGTAAACTGAATACAAAAGAAAAATTAAAAATAGCTAAGAAATTGGAACTTTTAGGAGTGGATGTGATAGAAGCTGGATTTCCTACTTCAAGTCCAATGGATTATCAATCTGTTCAAGAAATTTGTAAATCAGTATCACATACAATAGTTTGTGCTTTATCTAGAGCCGTAGAAAAGGATATAGAAATAGCTGGTTCTGCATTAAAATATGCAAAAAGGTCTAGAATTCATACAGGAATAGGAACTTCAAATTGCCATATTCGTTATAAATTTAATAGTACTCCAGAAAAAATCATAGAAAGGGGTATATATGCGGTAAAATATGCAAAAAGATTTGTAGAAGATGTAGAATTTTATGCTGAAGATGCAGGACGTACAGAAAATGAATTTTTAGCCAAAGTTTGTGAAAATGTGATTAAATCTGGAGCAACTGTTATTAATATCCCTGATACAACAGGATATTGTTTACCGGAAGAATATGGAAATAAAATACGATTTTTAAAAGAAAATGTGAAAGGGATTCATAAAGTTATATTATCTACTCACTGTCATAATGATTTAGGATTAGCTACAGCTAATTCATTGGCTGGTATTATGAATGGAGCAGAACAAATAGAATGTACTATTAATGGGATTGGAGAAAGAGCTGGAAACACATCTCTAGAAGAGATTGTTATGATTATTAAACAAAATTCTCATTTAAATTTATTTACTAATATTAATACAAAATTAATTTCTTCTACAAGTTATTTAGTCTCAGAATGCACAGGAATGAAAGTACAAGCGAATAAAGCTATAGTAGGAATTAATGCTTTTTCTCATTCTTCTGGAATTCATCAAGATGGAGTTATTAAAAAAAGAGAAACTTATGAAAGTATTAATCCAGAAGATGTTGGAATTGATAAATCTTCAATAATTCTTACAGCTAGAAGTGGAAGAGCAGCTTTAGCTTATCGTTATAAAAAATTGGGTTATTTTTTAAATAAAAATTCTTTAGATTTAGTTTATTCTGTTTTCTTAAAACATGCAGATGAAAGGAAAGAAATCACTGATATAGAATTAAAAGCAATATTAGAAAAAGCTAATTTAAATAATGGAAAAACTAATAAAGTTTTACATACTCATACAAATGGGATAAGAATAAATGTTTTATAA